The Pseudomonadota bacterium DNA segment TCTGGTGGGGAGAGGTGATGCGACCCATGGGCTGATGCTATCACACGTCAGGGTCCGGTGCTGTGATGCAGGTTACAGAAGAACCAGGATCCGGAAACGCCGGCGCGAAGCCTCGACGGCCATGATCGACCTTCGCAGCGACACCGTGACGAAACCGACCGACGCCATGCGCGACGCCATGGCCCGCGCCGACGTGGGCGATGACGTCTACGGTGAAGACCCCACAATCAACGCCCTCCAGCAACGCGTTGCCGACATGCTCGGCCACGAGGCCGGCCTGTGGGTTCCGAGCGGAACCATGGGCAACGCGGTCTGTCTGGCAACCTGGTTGCAGCGGGGCGACGAGGTCATCGCCGAGGCCCAGAGCCACATCTTCGAGCACGAGGTGGGAGGCGTCGGGGCCCTGTGCGGCTCGCTCGTGCGCCCCATCGCTACCCCGGATGGCATCATGCAGCTCGATCAGGTGCGCGACGCGGTTCGGCTTCCCGACGACCACCACACCATCACGCGGGTCATCACCCTCGAGAACACTCACAACTTCAGTGGCGGCACCGTGCTGCCCCTCGACGTGATGCACGATATCTCGGCCTTCGGCCGCGATGCGGGCATCGCGATGCACCTCGATGGCGCGCGCCTCTGGAACGCGCATGCCGAGACCGGCATCGCCCTCGACGCCTACGGTCGGCTCTTCGACTCAGCCTACGTGTGCCTGTCGAAAGGTCTTGGCGCACCGGGAGGCTCGGTCGTGGTGGGCACCCGCGCGTTCATCGCTCGGGCCCGCCGAACGCGCAAGATGCTGGGCGGCGGCATGCGGCAGGTAGGTGTTCTCGCCGCGGCCGGCCTGCACGCCCTCGAACACCATCTGCCTCGCCTGCGCGAAGACCACGAGAACGCTCGCGCGCTGGCACGCCAGTGCTGTGAGATTCCCGGCGTCAGACTGGCGCAGCGCGCGGTGGAGACGAACATCGTCTTCTTCGACGTCTCCGGAACAGGGCGCGCGGCCATCGACATCGAGCGCGCCCTTCAAACGCTGGGCGTGGGCGTCTTTGCCACCGCGGCGACGAAGATCCGCGCCGTCACGCATCTGCAGATCTCTCGTGACGATGTGGCACGAGCCGCAGCGGCCTTCGCGGCGGCCTGCGCGGGCGACCCTGCGCTGCCCACGCGATGATCTGGCGCAAGAGGCCGTGACACACGCTGGGGCCACATGCCCATCACCCAACACCGAGGCATTTCGCGCCCTGTTCCTCTTGCGCGGCGACATCGCGTTCTTGAACCACGGCTCTTTCGGCGCCTGCCCGAAAGCCGTGTTCGACCGATATCAGCGCTGGCAGCGCGAGCTCGAACATCAGCCGGTGGAGATGCTCGCCCAGAGCCGATCGTTCGACACACGCATGCGCGAAGCGCGCGAGGCCCTTGCCGGATACCTCGGCGTGCATCGAGACAGCATTGTGTACCACGACAACAGCACCACCGCGCTCAACCAGGTGGCACGCAGCCTTCCTCTTCAGCCGGGCGACGAGATCGTGGGCACCGACCACGAGTACGGAGCCGT contains these protein-coding regions:
- a CDS encoding low-specificity L-threonine aldolase, which translates into the protein MIDLRSDTVTKPTDAMRDAMARADVGDDVYGEDPTINALQQRVADMLGHEAGLWVPSGTMGNAVCLATWLQRGDEVIAEAQSHIFEHEVGGVGALCGSLVRPIATPDGIMQLDQVRDAVRLPDDHHTITRVITLENTHNFSGGTVLPLDVMHDISAFGRDAGIAMHLDGARLWNAHAETGIALDAYGRLFDSAYVCLSKGLGAPGGSVVVGTRAFIARARRTRKMLGGGMRQVGVLAAAGLHALEHHLPRLREDHENARALARQCCEIPGVRLAQRAVETNIVFFDVSGTGRAAIDIERALQTLGVGVFATAATKIRAVTHLQISRDDVARAAAAFAAACAGDPALPTR